The following proteins are co-located in the Acidimicrobiales bacterium genome:
- a CDS encoding ABC transporter permease, producing MTERLTTGEVTGEGAAAPPREGRVANPLLVALQIALRGTRNTVRIPAALVPTVAMPMFFVVAFSGAFSAITGIRGFPTENILSWMVPFAILQGASFAGMGTAFSTARDIEDGFYNRLLLAPTRRWALVLGPMIFAGLRALIPFVVVVPVALVAGISVPAGPVALVPLALGCVGVGTVAGLWGLGIAYRFQSQRAGAIVQLGIFSVMFLSIGQAPLEVMEGWLHTVARVNPMTNVLRFARQGFIGDLSWADTWPALVALALAVVALGAFAARQFRRLFP from the coding sequence ATGACCGAGCGGCTCACCACCGGCGAGGTCACCGGCGAGGGCGCCGCCGCACCGCCCCGCGAGGGACGGGTGGCGAACCCGCTGCTGGTGGCGTTGCAGATCGCGCTGCGGGGCACCCGCAACACGGTCCGGATCCCCGCGGCCCTGGTCCCCACCGTGGCCATGCCCATGTTCTTCGTGGTGGCCTTCAGCGGGGCGTTCAGCGCGATCACCGGCATCCGGGGGTTCCCCACCGAGAACATCTTGAGCTGGATGGTGCCCTTCGCCATCTTGCAGGGTGCCTCCTTTGCCGGCATGGGCACCGCGTTCAGCACCGCCCGCGACATCGAGGACGGCTTCTACAACCGCCTGCTGCTCGCCCCGACGCGCCGGTGGGCGCTGGTGCTGGGTCCGATGATCTTCGCCGGGCTGCGGGCCCTGATCCCGTTCGTGGTGGTGGTGCCGGTCGCTCTCGTCGCGGGCATCTCGGTTCCCGCCGGGCCGGTGGCGCTGGTGCCGCTCGCGCTCGGGTGTGTGGGGGTCGGTACGGTTGCCGGGCTCTGGGGGCTCGGCATCGCCTATCGGTTCCAGTCCCAGCGGGCGGGCGCCATCGTGCAGCTCGGCATCTTCTCGGTGATGTTCCTGTCGATCGGGCAGGCACCGCTGGAGGTGATGGAGGGCTGGCTGCACACCGTCGCCCGGGTCAACCCCATGACCAACGTGTTGCGCTTCGCCCGCCAGGGGTTCATCGGCGACCTGAGCTGGGCCGACACCTGGCCCGCGCTGGTCGCCTTGGCGCTGGCGGTCGTCGCCCTCGGCGCCTTCGCGGCCCGTCAGTTCCGCCGCCTCTTCCCGTGA
- a CDS encoding VWA domain-containing protein: MAELDATVAAGREGGPASDPTPEPVVVAFVAALRRAGVAIPVDSTVTFSEALAEVGATDRNAVYWAGRATLVTRPEDIEPYDQVFAAFWGEGPAALLRSASAPTPTTLVLDDTDDASEPPTDDGDDDESEEIQAVRYSPAEVLRHRDFAECSEEELAEAHRLMSLMGLGVARRPSRRHRPTTARHGRPDLRRTVRQSMRTGGETLRRAHTSPSDRPRRLVLLADISGSMEPYSRSLLRFVHAAATGRTRVEAFALGTRLTRLTRELSTRDPDAALERVGSAVDDWAGGTRLGDMLAEFNDRWGVRGMARGAVVVILSDGWDRGEPDQLAEQMQRLSRVAYRVVWVNPLKATPGYEPLARGMAAALPYVDRFIEGHSLAALEHLAKEIAA; the protein is encoded by the coding sequence ATGGCTGAGCTCGACGCCACCGTCGCCGCTGGTCGCGAGGGTGGCCCCGCGAGCGACCCGACCCCCGAACCGGTGGTCGTCGCCTTCGTCGCCGCCCTGCGCCGAGCGGGGGTCGCCATCCCCGTTGACAGCACGGTCACCTTCTCCGAGGCGCTCGCCGAGGTCGGCGCCACCGACCGCAACGCCGTCTACTGGGCCGGTCGGGCCACGCTGGTCACCCGGCCCGAAGACATCGAGCCCTACGACCAGGTCTTCGCCGCCTTCTGGGGCGAGGGCCCCGCCGCGCTGCTGCGGTCGGCGTCGGCGCCCACCCCCACCACGTTGGTCCTCGACGATACCGACGACGCATCCGAACCACCGACCGACGACGGTGACGACGACGAGTCCGAGGAGATCCAGGCGGTGCGCTACAGCCCGGCCGAGGTGCTGCGCCACCGCGACTTCGCCGAGTGCAGCGAGGAGGAGCTGGCCGAGGCGCACCGCCTCATGTCGCTGATGGGCCTCGGTGTCGCCCGCCGGCCGTCGCGCCGGCACCGTCCCACCACCGCCCGCCACGGCCGCCCCGACCTTCGCCGCACCGTCCGCCAGAGCATGCGCACCGGCGGCGAGACCCTCCGCCGGGCCCACACCAGTCCGAGCGACCGACCCCGCCGGTTGGTGCTGCTGGCCGACATCAGCGGGTCGATGGAGCCCTACTCCCGCTCGCTGCTGCGGTTCGTGCACGCCGCCGCCACCGGGCGCACCCGTGTCGAGGCGTTCGCCCTCGGGACCCGCCTCACCCGCCTCACCCGCGAGCTGTCCACCCGCGACCCCGACGCCGCGCTCGAGCGGGTCGGATCCGCGGTCGACGACTGGGCGGGCGGCACCCGCTTGGGCGACATGCTGGCCGAGTTCAACGACCGCTGGGGGGTTCGGGGCATGGCCCGGGGTGCGGTGGTCGTGATCCTCTCCGACGGCTGGGACCGCGGCGAGCCCGACCAGCTGGCCGAGCAGATGCAGCGCCTGTCGCGGGTCGCCTACCGGGTGGTGTGGGTCAACCCGCTGAAGGCGACCCCCGGCTACGAGCCCCTGGCCAGGGGCATGGCCGCTGCGCTGCCCTACGTCGACCGCTTCATCGAGGGCCACTCCCTCGCCGCCCTGGAACACCTCGCCAAGGAGATCGCCGCATGA
- a CDS encoding xanthine dehydrogenase family protein subunit M, giving the protein MIPATFDYVRADSAEAAVAALAEHGDEAKLLAGGHSLIPMMKLRLAVPAVLVDIGRLADLSYVRDAGDHVAVGALTRHHDLETNELLHTEVPLLANAAHHVGDPQVRHRGTIGGSLAHSDPAADLPAVLLALDATLVAAGPGGSTREIAAADFFTGYFESALGDDELLTEIRVPKLAGVGWSFQKFNRRAQDWAIVGVAAVHGEGRTGIGLVNMGSTPLRAAATEAALRDGASVTDAAAMADEGTEPSADLNASEEYRRHLARVLVRRALEDASG; this is encoded by the coding sequence GTGATCCCCGCCACCTTCGACTACGTCCGGGCCGACTCCGCCGAGGCTGCGGTCGCGGCCCTGGCCGAGCACGGCGACGAGGCCAAGCTGCTGGCCGGGGGCCACTCGCTCATCCCCATGATGAAGCTGCGGCTGGCCGTGCCCGCCGTGCTGGTCGACATCGGGCGTCTGGCCGACCTGTCCTATGTGCGCGACGCCGGCGACCACGTGGCCGTCGGTGCGCTCACCCGCCACCACGATCTCGAGACCAACGAGCTGTTGCACACCGAGGTGCCGCTGCTGGCCAACGCCGCCCACCATGTCGGCGATCCCCAGGTGCGCCATCGGGGCACCATCGGCGGGTCGCTCGCCCACTCCGATCCCGCCGCCGATCTGCCCGCCGTGCTCCTGGCCCTCGACGCCACCCTGGTGGCCGCCGGCCCCGGTGGGTCCACTCGCGAGATCGCCGCCGCCGACTTCTTCACCGGCTACTTCGAGAGCGCGCTGGGCGACGACGAGCTGCTCACCGAGATCCGGGTGCCGAAGCTGGCCGGTGTCGGCTGGTCGTTCCAGAAGTTCAACCGGCGCGCCCAGGATTGGGCCATCGTCGGGGTCGCCGCGGTGCACGGCGAGGGCCGCACCGGCATCGGCCTGGTCAACATGGGGTCGACCCCGTTGCGGGCTGCCGCCACCGAGGCGGCGCTGCGCGACGGTGCCAGCGTGACCGACGCCGCCGCCATGGCCGACGAGGGCACCGAGCCCTCGGCCGATCTCAACGCGTCGGAGGAGTACCGCCGGCACCTGGCCCGGGTGCTGGTGCGGCGGGCTCTCGAGGACGCGTCGGGCTGA
- a CDS encoding MoxR family ATPase translates to MSNDPDTTATSTWGVPDSVDEVVHALADNDYLADEGLATAVFLSLRLHRPLLLEGEAGVGKTEVAKTLARWSGGELIRLQCYEGIDLAQAAYEWDYSRQLLHLRTAEATGAASSASTDALEDELYHERFLVRRALLRALDHGDGPPPVLLIDELDRADDEFEAFLLEILSDYAITVPELGRFAAAVPPIVVITSNRTRDLHDALKRRCLYHWVEHPDFDREVAIVGLRAPEVPDRLARQVASATATIRDLGLYKPPGVAETIDWASALALLGRGELTADTIDATLGTVLKYREDQERVRTHGLEVLVTEAMARHG, encoded by the coding sequence ATGAGCAACGATCCCGACACCACCGCCACCTCGACTTGGGGCGTCCCCGACTCGGTCGACGAGGTCGTCCACGCTCTGGCCGACAACGACTACCTTGCCGACGAGGGTCTGGCCACCGCAGTGTTCTTGTCGTTGCGCCTGCATCGCCCGTTGCTGCTCGAGGGCGAGGCCGGTGTCGGCAAGACCGAGGTGGCCAAGACCCTGGCCCGCTGGAGCGGCGGCGAGCTGATCCGGCTGCAGTGCTACGAGGGCATCGACCTCGCCCAGGCCGCCTACGAGTGGGACTACTCGCGGCAGCTGCTGCACCTGCGCACCGCCGAGGCGACCGGGGCGGCCTCTTCCGCGTCGACCGACGCGCTCGAGGACGAGCTGTACCACGAACGGTTCCTGGTCCGCCGGGCCCTGCTCCGCGCGCTCGATCACGGCGATGGACCGCCCCCGGTGCTGTTGATCGACGAGCTCGACCGCGCCGACGACGAGTTCGAGGCCTTCCTGCTCGAGATCCTCTCGGACTACGCCATCACCGTGCCCGAGCTGGGCCGGTTCGCGGCCGCGGTGCCGCCGATCGTGGTGATCACCTCCAACCGCACCCGCGACCTGCACGATGCCCTCAAGCGCCGTTGCCTCTACCACTGGGTCGAGCACCCCGACTTCGACCGCGAGGTCGCGATCGTTGGACTCCGCGCCCCCGAGGTGCCCGACCGCCTCGCCCGCCAGGTCGCGTCCGCCACCGCCACCATCCGGGACCTGGGGCTCTACAAGCCGCCGGGGGTGGCCGAGACGATCGACTGGGCCTCGGCGCTGGCGCTGCTCGGCCGGGGTGAGCTCACCGCCGACACGATCGACGCCACGCTCGGCACCGTGCTCAAGTACCGCGAGGACCAGGAACGGGTCCGCACCCACGGACTCGAGGTCCTGGTCACCGAGGCCATGGCCCGCCATGGCTGA
- a CDS encoding ABC transporter permease: protein MTLPAAPPARRGPVVGASHVLVLSRRAVLGLWRQPNIWAMGTLFPLLIAAVQASAFSRAIDLPGFPEVDSFLQFVLPATIVQVVLFGSINAGTDLALDIENGFFDRLVAAPTSRIAILLGRMAGAATLASLQALLYIGIFSVFGARVEGGVPAMVLLMALAGLLAVAIGGLACAVGLRTGKAEAVGNSFPLVFILLFISSAFFPVELMSGWYRTVAERNPLTVMIDGARHQVIVGFDVGEAAASLAVALSLIVVSFWLATRMLQRRLAVAA, encoded by the coding sequence ATGACCCTGCCGGCGGCTCCACCCGCCAGGCGCGGTCCGGTGGTGGGGGCTTCGCACGTGCTGGTGCTGTCGCGCCGGGCGGTGCTCGGCTTGTGGCGCCAACCCAACATCTGGGCGATGGGAACGCTGTTCCCGCTGCTGATCGCGGCGGTGCAGGCATCGGCGTTCTCGCGGGCGATCGACCTGCCCGGGTTCCCCGAGGTCGACTCGTTCCTGCAGTTCGTGCTGCCGGCCACGATCGTGCAGGTGGTGCTCTTCGGGAGCATCAACGCCGGCACCGACCTGGCCCTCGACATCGAGAACGGCTTCTTCGACCGGCTGGTCGCGGCGCCCACGTCGCGCATCGCCATCCTGCTCGGTCGCATGGCGGGGGCCGCCACCTTGGCGTCGTTGCAGGCCCTGCTCTACATCGGCATCTTCTCGGTCTTCGGGGCCCGGGTCGAGGGTGGAGTGCCGGCCATGGTGCTGCTCATGGCCCTGGCGGGATTGCTGGCGGTGGCCATCGGCGGGCTCGCCTGTGCCGTCGGGTTGCGCACCGGCAAGGCCGAGGCGGTTGGCAACTCGTTCCCGCTGGTGTTCATCTTGTTGTTCATCTCCTCCGCGTTCTTCCCGGTCGAGCTCATGTCGGGCTGGTACCGCACCGTGGCCGAGCGCAACCCCCTCACCGTGATGATCGACGGTGCCCGCCACCAGGTCATCGTCGGCTTCGATGTGGGCGAGGCGGCGGCCAGCCTGGCCGTGGCGCTCTCACTCATCGTCGTGTCGTTCTGGCTGGCGACGCGGATGCTGCAGCGGCGGTTGGCGGTCGCGGCATGA
- a CDS encoding (2Fe-2S)-binding protein yields the protein MNVTITVNGTQHSAEVEPRTLLVQFIRDQLRLTGTNIGCDTSSCGACTVLVDGESVKSCTVFAAQADDADITTIEGLADADGTLHPMQEAFRQHHGLQCGYCTPGMVMAAVSLLDENPDPTEREVRVGLEGNLCRCTGYHNIVKAVLAAASGDPSSEPSFTPVDLTAGGGS from the coding sequence ATGAACGTCACCATCACCGTCAACGGCACCCAGCACAGCGCCGAGGTCGAACCTCGCACGCTGCTCGTCCAGTTCATTCGCGATCAGCTTCGGCTGACCGGCACCAACATCGGCTGCGACACGTCGTCGTGTGGGGCCTGCACGGTGCTGGTCGATGGCGAGTCGGTGAAGTCCTGCACCGTGTTCGCCGCCCAGGCCGACGATGCCGACATCACCACCATCGAAGGTCTCGCCGACGCCGACGGAACGCTGCACCCCATGCAAGAGGCGTTCCGCCAGCACCACGGCCTGCAGTGCGGCTACTGCACGCCGGGCATGGTCATGGCCGCGGTGTCGCTGCTCGACGAGAACCCCGACCCGACCGAGCGCGAGGTCAGGGTCGGCCTCGAGGGCAACCTGTGCCGCTGCACCGGCTACCACAACATCGTCAAGGCCGTGCTGGCGGCGGCGTCGGGCGACCCGTCGTCGGAGCCGTCGTTCACCCCGGTCGATCTCACCGCCGGGGGTGGCTCGTGA